From Acidothermus cellulolyticus 11B, a single genomic window includes:
- a CDS encoding exosortase/archaeosortase family protein encodes MIRRRAVIAGLLAAALVVAFGGFLLLSDPLRALESRLVLDVLRPGQRVTLVGDHYFQVLPAHHTPFRAQLTPFCSSLVPVLALAAIAAFVVHGHWVRRSAALLTAATLVVICNVLRIAASLWVGLQVGARGLVLFHDWVGTLFGLGYTMIGFFLMLYLLLPRATTRIPRAARVSDVL; translated from the coding sequence GTGATCCGCCGCCGCGCCGTCATCGCCGGGCTGCTGGCGGCCGCCTTGGTGGTGGCTTTCGGCGGTTTTCTCCTGCTCTCCGACCCGCTCCGGGCGCTCGAGAGCCGGCTGGTGCTCGACGTCCTCCGGCCCGGGCAGCGGGTGACCCTCGTTGGTGACCACTATTTCCAGGTCCTGCCCGCCCACCACACCCCGTTCCGGGCGCAGCTGACGCCGTTCTGCTCCTCGCTCGTACCGGTGCTCGCCCTCGCGGCGATCGCGGCGTTCGTCGTCCACGGGCACTGGGTGCGGCGCAGCGCCGCGCTGCTCACGGCGGCAACCCTCGTCGTGATCTGCAATGTGCTCCGGATCGCCGCATCGCTCTGGGTCGGCCTGCAGGTCGGTGCACGGGGATTGGTGTTGTTCCACGACTGGGTGGGCACGCTCTTCGGCCTCGGTTACACGATGATCGGGTTTTTCCTCATGCTCTACCTGCTGCTGCCGAGGGCGACGACACGGATTCCACGAGCGGCCCGGGTCAGCGATGTCCTCTGA